One Streptomyces sp. CG4 genomic window, GGATTTGATGCAACGGCCGGGGAGCCGGTCTTCATGCGCAGGTTCCGAGCTGCCGAGCCGGGAGTCGGTCCACCCAAGTGTCTGCTTGAAGAAGCGAAACGTGTGCTCCAGGTCGAATCTGCGGAGGAAGGACGGCCAACAGCGGTCGACGTCGGCCTCAGTGGCGGGGGTGTCCGACCACCACAGCCAGAGCGGCTTGTTCGCCCCGCCACTGGGCAGTTTCTCCACGGTCAGACGGATGACGGTGCCCACGATGATGGCAGCGGTCCGTCGTGGTCGATCCAGGCCGCGCGCCGGGTCAGCCGCGGGTGGAGCCGGTCCCAGGCCTGCGCGGTTGCCTTCCCGTACAGCGGCTGTCGGTGATCGTGACGGCCTGCTCGGTGCCCCAGGTAGCAGGTGGCGGGGTCGCCGAAACCGAACTCGCCACCGTGCTTGGGCGGTTGGCCGCCCTTCGGGTCGGAGACCCGTAGCGGTGTCGGCCGCCGCATGACGCGGTCGGAGCGGAGCCGGCCGAGGACCTCGACGAGCAGGTCGCCCAGCATGTGAGCGATGCGGGGCGCGTCATATCCAGCGTCCAGCACCTCCACGACTTTCAGGTTGCCCGGCTTCCACTGGCTGGCGGCGACGAGTTGCTCGACGACCTCCCGGAGCTGCACCGTGGTCACTGCGGCGACGTCCGCGCTGGGCTCCAGGCGGACCGCGTCCAGCACCGCCGTCCACGACGTTCGGCCCGTCTCCAGCGGCAACGATCGAGTACGGCCAACCTGGGACCATCTGGTGCTTGCCCTCGCCCCGTTCGAAGGTGTGGCAAAGGGACCGGTCAGGGCGGGTGTTGGGTCCGGCCGCAGCCACGGCGAGACATCCGCGGCCGGCACGATCCGACCGTCCGCCGCCCTCGGATACGGCATCCCTGCCAGTACGCGACGCAGCCGGGCAACGTCGATCCGCCCCCTAGTTCAGGCCGCCGTAGAGGGCCCCCTGCCCGCGACGGTGTTCCGGTGCGAGGGCCGGATCGACGAGCGTTCGTACCGGCCCGTCCGCGCACAGCAGCGCGTCGCACAACTCGAACAGCACGTAGCCCGCGTGGTCACACACGCGTACAACACCGCCCGGAAGCATGACACTTCCACGAGCGCATCCCGCAGGACGCCCTGATGCCCCAAACTCACGACTTCGGCTTTCTGCTGGTTCCTCTGCCTCTGTGACGGAGCACAGGACCAGACGAAGGCCGCCTTCACGTCCGCTGAGCTGCTAAAACGCTGATCAAGTTCGAGTCACGTTCGACGCCGGACCTCAAATGACAAGCTCAACTTGTCTTTTAGCCTCTGAGTCCGTCAGTCCAACAGGGCAGCTGTGAACACCTCGTGGTGAGCCGCCAGCCACCCCTGGATTCGGTCCCAACGCTGCCAACCACCGCGCTCGGACAGCGCCTGGGTGTGGACGTGGTCGCCGTCGGCCACTCGGTCGGCGACGAAGGCCCGGCAGGATGCGGTGGCCTGTTCGATGACGCCGGGCAGTTCAGCGCGGTCCTGCAGGGAGAGGCCGTAGCTGTCGGCGAGGATCCGCAGTCGCGCCGGGGCGTCCAGCCCCGTGGGATAGAAAGCTGCCACGGAGGCGGGATCGAGCATGGGTACCCAGTAGCGGGCGGTCATGGCGATGTCCCACACTGCTCGGCCGGGAGCCGCCAGGTCGAAATCGATCAGTGCTGTGGCACGGCCGTCGCGGAAGACGACGTTTTCCGGGCACACATCGTTGTGGCACAGCATCGTTCCTCCCGCCGGGTCGGCCAGGGATCGGGGCCACTCAGCGCATGCGTCAACCGCGATGGCCGCGCTGGCGTCGTGCAGGCGCCTCAACAGGCTTCCCACCGATCTCAACGCGGTCTCGGTCATCACCCAGCGCGGAAACGGCGGTAGAGCGACGTCGCCGGGGATGAAAGTCAGCTGCTCGCGGCCGTCTGCGGTGAGACGGATCGGCCTCGGAGCCGCGTCGTACCCGTGCTCTTCGAGCGCGAGGAGATGGGCATGGAGGGCGCGCGCGGTGCGCGGCGCGGGGCGTTCCACCAGGGCACCGTGGCGGAAGACCGCGCCCGAGTTCATCATGCCGCCGACCAGGGCTTCGCCCTCCGCCGTCCTGCCCTGAGCCGTCATGTCGATCACGTTACCGTCGGGCCGGCCGTGTGCAGGGACGGTCCCGATGACTATGGCGGCTTTCAGCGGGCTCTGGCACAGATCTTGTCGAGCGGTCGCGAAGGGGTACCGCGGTGTTCGATCGCATTGGGCCGCTCTCTGGCGGTGGCTGGTTCGATGAGCACTGGAGTTGCCGGGCCTCCGCTCGGCGCCGCAGCCACCCGACCTTCCAGGTCGACGACGTCGGATTCCGCGTCGCGCGTTCCCTCGTGTGACGACCGGTTCAAGCAGACCCGTCCTCGGACGCAATGTCGGCCGATCAAACTGCCTGGGAACTCGATCATCTGAGACTTCGAGCGAATCGGACCCGTTCACTTGAGACACGCCCCGATCGACAGCACCGGGACAGTAACCCTCCGCGACCGCTCTACAAAATCTGTGCCAGAGCCCGCTGGAAGCCGCCCCCGCCAGACCCGACATGCGCTTCGAACTAGGTCGCTCACCTGGGGATTCGCCAGACACTGAAGCGGCCTTCGTCTGATCATGTGCTCCGACCAAGGACGCACGTGACCACAGCTAAGGCCGTGAGGGTGACTTTGCTGCCTGATCATGTTCCGAGGGAGGCGTTCGCGACAGCGTCACGCTTCCGGGAGCACGGCGCGATGTACGACGCGCTGAACTGCCGGAGCATGGACGTGCCCCGACTACGGCAGGTGCTGGCGGGCCTGCCGATGCCGCAAGCCGCCGACGGCCGATGGGTCCTCGCCGTCGACGTCAGCAACTGGCTCCGCCCCGACGCCCCCACCAGCGCGGAACGCCTGTTCTGCCACGTCTACGGCCGCAGCGGACGCTCCTCGGACCAGTTCGTGCCCGGCTGGCCGTACTCGTTCGTCGCGGCCCTGGAGTCGGGCCGGAGGTCCTGGTGTCAGCTCCTGGACGCCATGCGTCCCGGGCCGGACGACGACGTCGCCGAGGTCACCGCCGCCCAGGTCCGTCGTGTGGTCACGGACCTGATCGAGATGGGCCGCTGGCACTTCGGCGACCGCGACATCCTGATCGTCTTCGACGCCGGCTACGAGGCCCCACGCATGGCCCACCTCCTCGACGGCCTCCCGATCGAGGTGCTGGGACGGATGTGCTCCGACCGCGTCATGCGACGGCCGACGCCTTCGTTCAAGGAGTACGTCCTGTTCCATCCCCAGGGGCGCCGACCGGTACGGCACCGTCCACGCGATGGCCTGGAACCGCATCCACCCGAGGCTGACCACCCGTTCCGCGCGGATTGACCACACAGGCGAACTCTCCATCATCGAGGGCATGTTGATCCGCTCCGGTGAACGCCGACGGCCAGGGTCTTGAGGGCGCGGATACAAGGCACTTTCGCCGGCCGGATCACTGGTGGCACACACGCGGGCCTCGACCGGCCGTGGCCCGGACACGAATGTCGTGGTGGTCGCCGGCGGCCACCAGCGACCAGCGCCACAGCGTCTCGCGCCCCGGCGATCCGGCGATCCGTACTACCGCTTGGCGTTCACGGCCGACGGCTCGACGCTGATTTGCGGCGGTCCTCTCACCGATCCCGGGGGACGCCACCCTGTGGTTCATCGGAGACGAGCCGGGGCATTGCCCGTTCTTCCGCCGCGACGCGGACGGCACGATCCCCCGTCTGACCGCCTCCGGTGCCTACGCCCGCTATGGTTCGGTCGGATAGCCGCACGCCCGATCAACAGCCCGTCTTCCTCAAGGCCCCGGTGGCCTCGAATCGCTGCCCGACACCCTGACCGAGGTGTACGCCCGGGCGGACGACGGCTTCCCGCTGCGCGGCTGGCTCGCTCTGCCAGAGGGCGCATCAGCGGAGCGCCCGACGCCCCTGATCGTCGTCCCTCACGGTGCACCCGCAGATGCCCTGGAGCGCCTGGACCTGGTCGCGGAACCGCCGGCCGTTCGCGGCTGGCGGCTACGCGGTGCTGCTACCGGACCCGGCTGCCCACCGGCTACGGGCAACGGGCAACAGATGCAGGAGCGCGGCCAGGACGGTACGGCGGTCGGCCCTGCCGTGACGTCATCGCGCCGACGGACGCGGCGCTCGCCCGGACCGACCTCGACGCGACGCGGACGGCCCTCGCCAGCTGATCCTACGCCGGCTGTCCGGCCAACCGGCCCCCGGCCCGCTTACCCGCACCGATCGCTACAGTGCGATCGTCTCGGCCGCCGGGATATGGAGCCTGGAGGCGGCGTTGCAGATCGACACGGACATGCACGCGTTCTTCCGCAAGATCTTCGGCGCCCCGCGGACGCAGCGCGAACGGTACGAGGCCAACTCGCCCCATTTCGAAGGGGAGAGGATGACGACGCCGATGCTGATCGTGCACGGCCGCACGGGCCATCGCGACCCGATGGGTCAGGCGCTGAGCCTGCACGGCGATCTGCAACGGCTCGGTGTGCCCGTCAGGTGCCCGCACTTCGCGGACCCTTGGTCCCGACGTCCGTTGGCCCGGGCAGCGGTACGGTGTGCCGCAGACCATCATCGGGCCAGTGGCCTATGACCAACCAGGGAAGTTCCATGCGACACCACAGACCGCACCACCGCCGCAGACTCATAGCCAGAGCGGTGGGTACCGCAGGTGCGTTGGCCGTCGCGGTAAGTGCCGGAATTACACCGGCGACAGCTGCTGAGCAGGCACCCCACCATCCCGAGGCCACCGCGTCCGTACCCGACCAGGCCGCGCCCTGGGCGCCCGAGAACGACAGCACGCCACCGCAGAAGACCGTCCGTCCGGCCCTCACGCCCGACCTCCGGCGCGGTTCCGCTCTCCGGCTCACACTCCCCGCGCCGAGCGGCCCCTACAAGGTCGGCACGTTCAGTCAGCACCTCGTCGACAAGTCCCGGAAAGACCCGTAGGTGTCCGGCAACACGGCACGTGAACTGATGGTGACGTACTGGTATCCGGCCTCCTCCACGTCGGGGCGCGCTCAGGCGGCCTGGATGCCGTCGGTCTCGGGTGATCACTTCCTCTACTCCCGCGGCCTGTCGCCGCGGCAGGTCACGCTCCCGCAGACCGCCGGCCACCTCCTCGCCCCGGTCGACACGAAGCTCGGCAAGCTGCCCGTTCTGCTGTACTCGACCGGGCTGCACTCCGACCGTGCGATGGGCACCGCGCTCGTCCAGGATCTCGCCAGCCGTGGCTACCTCGTCGTTTCCGTCGACCACACCCACGACGCCAACGAGGTGCAGTTCCCCGGCAACCGGCTCGAGGTCAACAAGATGCCGGCCGGCGCGCATTCCTCCGACACGCTCAACGTGCGCGCCGCCGACATCCGCTTCGTCATCAACCAGCTCGGCACCGTCGCCAAGGGCGGCAACCCGGACGCCGACCGCGCCACACTTCCCTCCGGGCTGTCGAAGGCAGTGGACACGTCCCGGATCGGGATGTTCGGCTGGTCACTTGGCGGCGCGGCGGCCGACACCGCCATGCAGCTCGACCACCGGATCGCCGCCGGCGCCAACCTGGACGGCCAGTTCTTCGGCTCGGCGCCGAGCAAGGACCTCAGCCGGCCGTTCATGTTGTTCAGTTCCGGCTCCCACAACCGGAACAACGACTCGTCGTGGCGCAAGCTGTGGCCCCATCTCAAGGGTTACCGGGTCGACATCCAGCTCCACGGCTCGAAGCACCAGTCGTTCAGCGACAACGAGGTGATGGTGCCGCAGGAGGCGGGCCTGCTCGGGCTCTCCCGTGCCCAGTTGCAGCAGCGGTTCGGCACGATCGACCCCGACCGGGCGATCAAGATCCAGCGCGTCTACCTCGCCGCCTTCTTCGACCAGCAGCTGCGCCGCAAGCACAGCACCCTGCTGGACGGCCCCGCCAAGAGTTACCCGGAGATCTCCTTCGTCCGCTGACCGGACGTCCGAAGGACGAACCCCGGAGGTGCGGCACCTGGGGCCTGTCCTTCGGGCCAGGAAATGATGCCGTCGCCTCCTGTGCGCCGGCCGCTCTGCCGCCGACGGCCCCACCATGCACCATCTGCCAGGCCGCGTACCGCTGGACGTCATCGACCATGCCCGCGGCTTCCGGGCCGCCCGCCGTCCGCACCCCCGCCGCACCGTCTGGCCACTGATCCGAGGACCGTCCCCATGGCCACCATCCCCACCGCCCGGCCCACCGGCTCCCACGGCCGCCGCCGGGCTTCGCATCGCTGGCGGCCATCCGGAAGCTCCGTTGCGTTGGGAGCGCCCGGCGCTCGCCGCGGTACTGGTCGTCGCCACATTGCTGTACGGCTGGGGCATCGGGCACGCCGCGATCCACCCCTACTACAGCGCGGCGATACGGTCGATGGCCACCAGCCGGCGCGCCTTCCTCTTCGGCGGTCTCGACCCCAGCGGTTCCATCACCATCGACAAGCTGCCCGGCGCCTTCTGGCCCGATGCCGTCAACGTCTGGCTCTTCGGCCCGTACACGTGGGCGGCCTCGCTGCCGCAGGTCGTCGAGGGCGTGCTCACCGTATGGTTGCTCCACCGGATCGTACGGGCCTGGGCCGGGCCGTTCGCCGCACTCATCGCCGCGCTGGCGCTCACCTTCACGCCGGACGCTGTGGTGCTCAACCGCGCCACCATCCCGGACACCACACTCACTCTGCTGCTGGTGGCAGCTGCCGGCGCCCTGCAGAAGGCGGTACGGACCGAGCGGCTGCTGCCGCTGATCACCTGCGGGATCTGGGTCGGGCTCGCCTTCCAGACGAAGATGCTGCAGGCGTGGCTGGTGCTCCCGGTGTTCGCCGGCATGTACCAACTCGCCGCGCCCGGCACCCCGTTGAAACGAGCGCTGCGCCTCCTGACGGGCGGCGTGGTCGCGCTGGCCGTCTCGTGCTCGTGGGTGCTGCTCGCCTGGCTGACGCCCGCCGCGGACCGCCCGTACCTCGACGGCACCTCCAACAACAATCCGTTCAGTCTCGTCTTCGGCTACAACGGCATGAGCCGCTTCAGCGGCGATCCCACCTCCTTCGGTGCCGTTGCGGGCACCACCGCCAGCCGGACCAGCGGAAACACCGGCTGGGGCATGCTGGTCAACCACACCGTCGGCCCGCAGATCGCCTGGTTCCTGCCGCTCGCCGTGCTCGCCGCCGTGCTGGGCCTCGTCTGGCACGCCCGAGCACCGCGAACCGACCTGCTGCGTGCCGGATTTCTCCTCTGGGGTGGCTGGCTGACCGTACACGGCGTGGTGTTCAGCGTCTCCAACGGCAACCACGCCTACTACACCGCCGTCATCGCCCCGGCGCTCGCCGCGCTCACCGGCGGCGGGCTCGCACTCTTCCGGTCCGAGTACGAGGCCGGCAGCCGGCGGCGCGTAGCACTGCCGTCGGCCATCGTGCAGACGGTGGTCTGGGCGCTGGTGCTCGACTGACAGTCCGGGTTCGTCTCCTGGCTGCTGCCGCTCGCCGTGATCCTCGCGGTCGGCGGCGCGCTGGGCCTGTGGATCCACGGGCCGCGCGCCACCCACCGGTTGGTCCTGGGCTCGCTGGCCGCCGGAGTCGTGGCCAGCCTGCTCATACCGGTCGGCCGGGCCCTCTCCTGCCTCAATCCGCTCTACGCGGGAGCCTCCACCTCGCCTACGGCCGGTCCGGTCGGCAATGTCTATCACCACGCCGTCCACCACCGGTCCGCTCTCCGCCGGGTGGAACTCGACCAGCCCAGCGCCCGCGACACCTCCCTGCTCGACTACTTCATCGCGAACCGCCACGGCGAGAAGTACCTGCTGGCCACCCAGGCCGCCTACCCCGCGGAGCGCCTTCTGCGCGCCGAGTCCCAGCCCATGCTCGTCATGGGCGGCTTCACCGGCAACACCCCCTTCCCCACCGCCCAGCAGCTCAGCACCCTCGTCACCACCCACCAACTCCGCTACGCGCTGCTCACTCCCCGCCGGCCCTCGACCCCCGCCGGCACGTGGGTGAAGTCCCACTGCACGCGCGTCCGCTCCGGAGCGTACGGGTGGCACACCAGGGGTGGCTTCACCCTCTACGACTGCGGCCGACAGCGCTGAGGCGGCAGCGGCTCAAGCCTGGGGATACCGGACGGCACCGGCTGCCACCACCACCGTCTCGGACCTGAGCCGTTCTTCATGCACCGGCGATTCGGCCAGTCGGCAACACACGAGAGCGGCCTCGTCGCGGCGTCCGGCGCTGCCCGCGCTGGGTCGTGACGGGCGCGACGAGCACGACGGCCCTCGGCCGATTGCCCGACGCGCGCCGTGCTCCTGGCCGTCTCGGAACGGAAACAGTGGCCGATCTCGGGAACAAGCCCCTGGTCATGACGGAAGTTGTAGATGAGCGGGCTCCAAAGGCCGGGGTCAGCCCGGTGGCGCAGAACTTGTCGGGCTCGTACCACTACACCCCCTGCTTGCTCTCCGGCACCGGATCGGCGCCGGTGAGCGGCGCGAGACTCTGCCGCGTCGCATGGCCGGGCCGGTGCTTCGGGGTGGACGGTGCCGTCAGCGGCCGCCCCGTCCACCCCGGGCCGGGCCCCTTGAGCGACCCGGCCGTCTCACGGCCTCAACGCCGCCTGCGCCTGGCGGACATCGTCCGACCCCGGGCTAGCTCTTGTCCTCTCCCTGCAACCACACCGGCCACCCCGCCAGCCGCTGCTGGGCCTTGGGGCTGTACGCCGGGGTCTCGTGGGCCTTGCACCCCTCTTCGGGCCGAGGACGTGTCTCCACGAGCTGGATGTCGCCGATGTAGACCGGCGTGGTGCACTGGTCAGGTTCGGGCTCGTGAGCGGGAGTTGCCTGGGCGATGCCGGTGGTCAGCAGCAGGCCGCCCAGGACGGCGGTGACGATGGCTCTAGCGGTTCGCGGCATGGTCGTCCTTTCGTGCGGGGATCGGCGTCAGCCGCTCCCGCGAGGAGCATGACGGCCGGGCACGGCAGCGTAGTAGGTACCCGCACCGTGCCAGCCACGAAGATCACCCTGATGTCCTACCAGGCGGCGGGGCGGGCCAAGAGCCGGTTGAAGGGCACCAGTCCATCGTCACACCCGTGGCGTACTCGACGTGCGCAGGGTCAGGAGGCGTTCGTCGTGAAGCCTTGCGTCACCTGGTCGAAGACAGGGCGGTAGGTGTCCCACTGCGACTCGGGTGCCGACAGGTAGATGTCGTATTCCCGGGCACCCTCCCGGCCGTAGCCGAGGTCGATCGCGCGGAAGGAGCGGGCGCGTCCCTTGAAGGTGAACTCCCATACGGCCGCGGGCTGTCCACGGAACGCCGTCTGCTGCATGCGCAGTCGGTGGTACGTGGCGTAGTTGGCCTTGGTGTTGGCCTCGATGTCGGCGAAGTGGGCGGAGGGGTTGTGTCCGGCGGGGGCGACGGTCCCGATCGTGATGCCGGCCAGTCCGGTCGGGTCCGCGTAGACGACTTCGTCGGCCGCCTGCTTGCTGACCTTCCAGTCGTCCGGCACGGGGAAGGAGACGCCGAGCCGCGCGTCATGGACCAGACGGTAGCCCTTGGGCAGGGAAGGGGACGCGGGGAACGGCGTCGCGGCTTGGTGGACCCGGTCGGGGCCGGGTGCGTCCAGGCCGTGCTGCCACACCGCGTAGATCGCTGCGCCTGCGGCCACAGCGATGGCCGCCGTCACCGCGACGGCGGCGGTGCGCTTCCGCCGCCGCTTCCTGCGGTTGCGGCCGACGGGCCGGGGGGCCGTAGGGGGTTCCGGCTTGTGCGTGGGCGCACCGTGGGCACCGTGATCGGACGCCGGTACGACATGGTGATCGGACATCGGTACGACGTCGTGATCGGACACCGGCACGGCTCCGCGCCGGTCGTCGGCCTGCTTCGGATGCGCCGTCGGTGCCACGGCTGTCGTCTCGGCGGCTCGTACCGCCTCCAGAGCGCGTTGCGTCAGCTCCGAGGACGGTCGCTCGTCAGGGTTCTTGGACAGCAGAGCCTCGATGAGGGGCGCCAGCGGTCCGGCCTGTGCCGGGGGCTCCAGCGGGTCCACGGCAATGGCGTACGCGGTCTCCATCGCCGTGTCCTTGCGGAACGGGGTCCGGCCCTCCGTGGCCTGGTAGAGCGTGGCGCCCAGCGCCCACAGGTCGCACGCCGGTCCGGGCTGCTGCCCGCGAACGCGTTCGGGAGCCATGTAGTCGATGGACCCGATCATCTCGCCGGTCTGGGTCAGCGTCGACGCTCCGGCGGTCATGGCGATGCCGAAGTCGGTGAGCACCACACGGTGCTCGGCGCCGAGCAGCACATTGCCGGGTTTGACGTCGCGGTGCAGCACTCCGGCGGAGTGTGCGGCCCGCAGCGCGGCGATCATGCCGAGGCCGATGCGGGCGGCCTCCGCGGGCAAGAGGGTTCCGCCACCCTTGAGGAGATCACCGAGCGTGCTGCCGGGGACGTACTCCATGACGATGCAGGGCCGCCCGGCGTCGTCGACGACGTCGTGCACGACGATCACGTTGGGGTGGGTGATACGGGCGGCACTGCGCGCCTCGCGCCGGGTCCGCTCGTAGAGCGTGGTGACTTCGTCGGCGGACAGATGCGGCTGTACATGCAGCCGCTTGAGCGCGACCTGGCGGCCGAGCATCTCGTCCGTGGCCCGCCACACCGTGCCCATGCCCCCGCGGCCGATCTGCTCGATGAGCCGGTACCGACCGGCGATGAGCCGTGGCTCCTCCGTCACCTTGCCCCCTCCACCACCTCTGTCCACGTTCGCAGCGATTGAGTCGCCTCGTCACCATAACCGCTGTGTTTCACACGCTGAGCAGCCCGCCGAGTGCGTTGCCGTCGGGTGCAGGCCCGACTCGCCCCTGCGGGGCCGCGATTGCCGGACCGGATTGACCTTTGTGAGTCATGTCACTTCGGGGTGTCGACCGCCAGAACCGATCAAGGGTCTGCTGGTGCGGGCGACCCGACGGCTTCGTCGCCTTCCGGCACGCGGCGGCGGCTCCGGACGCCACCGATCTGCTGACGGACTCGGTGCGGCGGATCCTCGGACGCGAGTGCGCGCGGGACCATGGAGGAAGCGGG contains:
- a CDS encoding transposase; the protein is MPYPRAADGRIVPAADVSPWLRPDPTPALTGPFATPSNGARASTRWSQVGRTRSLPLETGRTSWTAVLDAVRLEPSADVAAVTTVQLREVVEQLVAASQWKPGNLKVVEVLDAGYDAPRIAHMLGDLLVEVLGRLRSDRVMRRPTPLRVSDPKGGQPPKHGGEFGFGDPATCYLGHRAGRHDHRQPLYGKATAQAWDRLHPRLTRRAAWIDHDGPLPSSWAPSSV
- a CDS encoding phosphotransferase, giving the protein MTAQGRTAEGEALVGGMMNSGAVFRHGALVERPAPRTARALHAHLLALEEHGYDAAPRPIRLTADGREQLTFIPGDVALPPFPRWVMTETALRSVGSLLRRLHDASAAIAVDACAEWPRSLADPAGGTMLCHNDVCPENVVFRDGRATALIDFDLAAPGRAVWDIAMTARYWVPMLDPASVAAFYPTGLDAPARLRILADSYGLSLQDRAELPGVIEQATASCRAFVADRVADGDHVHTQALSERGGWQRWDRIQGWLAAHHEVFTAALLD
- a CDS encoding alpha/beta hydrolase family protein, whose protein sequence is MSGQPAPGPLTRTDRYSAIVSAAGIWSLEAALQIDTDMHAFFRKIFGAPRTQRERYEANSPHFEGERMTTPMLIVHGRTGHRDPMGQALSLHGDLQRLGVPVRCPHFADPWSRRPLARAAVRCAADHHRASGL
- a CDS encoding alpha/beta hydrolase family protein, with the protein product MSGNTARELMVTYWYPASSTSGRAQAAWMPSVSGDHFLYSRGLSPRQVTLPQTAGHLLAPVDTKLGKLPVLLYSTGLHSDRAMGTALVQDLASRGYLVVSVDHTHDANEVQFPGNRLEVNKMPAGAHSSDTLNVRAADIRFVINQLGTVAKGGNPDADRATLPSGLSKAVDTSRIGMFGWSLGGAAADTAMQLDHRIAAGANLDGQFFGSAPSKDLSRPFMLFSSGSHNRNNDSSWRKLWPHLKGYRVDIQLHGSKHQSFSDNEVMVPQEAGLLGLSRAQLQQRFGTIDPDRAIKIQRVYLAAFFDQQLRRKHSTLLDGPAKSYPEISFVR
- a CDS encoding ArnT family glycosyltransferase, with product MRWERPALAAVLVVATLLYGWGIGHAAIHPYYSAAIRSMATSRRAFLFGGLDPSGSITIDKLPGAFWPDAVNVWLFGPYTWAASLPQVVEGVLTVWLLHRIVRAWAGPFAALIAALALTFTPDAVVLNRATIPDTTLTLLLVAAAGALQKAVRTERLLPLITCGIWVGLAFQTKMLQAWLVLPVFAGMYQLAAPGTPLKRALRLLTGGVVALAVSCSWVLLAWLTPAADRPYLDGTSNNNPFSLVFGYNGMSRFSGDPTSFGAVAGTTASRTSGNTGWGMLVNHTVGPQIAWFLPLAVLAAVLGLVWHARAPRTDLLRAGFLLWGGWLTVHGVVFSVSNGNHAYYTAVIAPALAALTGGGLALFRSEYEAGSRRRVALPSAIVQTVVWALVLD
- a CDS encoding serine/threonine-protein kinase, with the protein product MTEEPRLIAGRYRLIEQIGRGGMGTVWRATDEMLGRQVALKRLHVQPHLSADEVTTLYERTRREARSAARITHPNVIVVHDVVDDAGRPCIVMEYVPGSTLGDLLKGGGTLLPAEAARIGLGMIAALRAAHSAGVLHRDVKPGNVLLGAEHRVVLTDFGIAMTAGASTLTQTGEMIGSIDYMAPERVRGQQPGPACDLWALGATLYQATEGRTPFRKDTAMETAYAIAVDPLEPPAQAGPLAPLIEALLSKNPDERPSSELTQRALEAVRAAETTAVAPTAHPKQADDRRGAVPVSDHDVVPMSDHHVVPASDHGAHGAPTHKPEPPTAPRPVGRNRRKRRRKRTAAVAVTAAIAVAAGAAIYAVWQHGLDAPGPDRVHQAATPFPASPSLPKGYRLVHDARLGVSFPVPDDWKVSKQAADEVVYADPTGLAGITIGTVAPAGHNPSAHFADIEANTKANYATYHRLRMQQTAFRGQPAAVWEFTFKGRARSFRAIDLGYGREGAREYDIYLSAPESQWDTYRPVFDQVTQGFTTNAS